A DNA window from Oryzias latipes chromosome 5, ASM223467v1 contains the following coding sequences:
- the LOC105357885 gene encoding uncharacterized protein LOC105357885, whose protein sequence is MRTAAVKYNELTSKESVSRQYTNQPEVQSNTATSSKEFLKWWKWESIGAACEPKCGGCRCGNCQPGGKEMTLAEEREMEIIRNGLTYVTGDEHSPEPHWHAKYPWTAELESLPNNRRAVEATFLRTEKQLSKEPEWKTAYTSQVHEMIVRKAAVKLSKNLLQSWTGPVWYVSHLIAPNPHSVSTPVRLVWNSSQKYRGLSLNDMLIKGPDVLNPTRAVLLRFRAGVFAALGDIRKMYNSVWLEEREVHLHRFLWRDTEESEIEDYAITRVNIGDKPAGCIAQVAMRETANLPPFSHLKEERRVLEEDAYVDDILTSHNNLDHLNLLTSNIERILRAGGFYMKPWVYSGQSGRKPRDEKTEHPEVMILPNQLTEDDNKALGLGYTIDDDKLHVMAAVNFSKKKKKMRLGQDLLKEEVRTQTPDPLTRRQLLSQVSGLYDPLGLVTPAKQKGAILVRRAFQEAKAKYSLEEDTWDAALSKELREDAIQLLEEYAVLSQLRFTRSLTPLDPCAQPIGITFSDGSEHAYGAVMYLRWSCSDGVVVRLVESKAKLTPLDHKGDPVKAEICGAVFAARLKNYFQRHCRIDVKEWFHLDSQTVLGAIQRESYGYQTFANRVGEIQSSTNVDDWWWIPGQTNIADIITRGASPELLTEDSEWQSGPKFLKLPTDEWPKKSARDVAAQARDNVAKIQKKTFTAIVTKTHLKDHNLVKDSRRPPAGTTIKELVDERRFSDLRKLVKTIAFIWRAAKKFLHVKTKDKEKWEAVQSSGVITVFEREDAFRDLCLAAQQGVNFQSTTTDRLVVYRDQSTGLLVCGGRIQTFKEDVKAVPLLPFQAWISTLLAREAHGEGHEGVAGTLLRMRRKAWVIKGRILAQKVVIKCILCKKAKARTCRQIMGDLPEERSSPAAPFQFTSVDLFGPYHVKDDIKRRVTMKVWGVVFCCMSSRAIHVELANTLSTESFLLAYQRFTAVRGHPRKIWSDSGTNFIGAKPILKDMYSFLREQNEASLEEYATRNGTHWTWKIHPADSPHRNGAAEAAVRVTKRALLSLRKVEGLTFSEFLTTLQLDSNLANERPIDAKIQSQEERIESISPNTLLLGRASTSGDFKSFDYTTYPLKRLKEIQSQVNYFWKSWSQLAGPNLFIRSKWHTAERNVAVGDVVWLCDQNALRGQFKLARVVGVSTDKRGVVRDIYVKVSPSYGAFSVVRSPKPVPVAGDSESSKSCQSTILHRDVRRLVVLLPVEEQVHRDQLA, encoded by the coding sequence ATGAGAACTGCGGCTGTTAAGTACAATGAACTTACTTCTAAAGAGTCAGTTTCCCGTCAGTACACTAACCAACCTGAGGTCCAATCCAATACAGCCACCAGCAGCAAAGAGTTCCTAAAATGGTGGAAATGGGAGAGTATTGGAGCCGCCTGTGAGCCAAAATGTGGAGGTTGCCGCTGCGGGAACTGCCAGcctggaggaaaagaaatgACACTCGCTGAAGAGAGAGAAATGGAGATCATAAGAAATGGCCTGACTTATGTGACCGGAGATGAACACAGCCCTGAACCACACTGGCACGCAAAGTATCCGTGGACCGCAGAGCTGGAATCTCTGCCCAACAACAGAAGAGCAGTAGAAGCAACTTTCCTCaggacagaaaaacaactgTCGAAAGAACCTGAGTGGAAGACAGCCTACACCTCACAAGTTCACGAAATGATCGTTCGTAAAGCTGCAGTGAAGCTGTCCAAAAACCTTCTACAGAGCTGGACTGGGCCAGTGTGGTATGTCAGCCACTTAATTGCACCAAACCCACACTCTGTCTCCACCCCAGTGAGATTGGTGTGGAACAGTAGTCAGAAGTACAGAGGTCTCAGCCTGAACGACATGCTGATCAAAGGTCCAGATGTCCTGAATCCAACAAGAGCCGTCCTGCTGAGGTTTCGTGCTGGGGTCTTTGCTGCGCTTGGTGACATCCGTAAAATGTACAACTCTGTCTGGTTGGAGGAGAGAGAGGTCCATCTGCATCGATTTCTCTGGCGTGACACGGAAGAGTCTGAGATAGAAGACTATGCTATCACCAGGGTAAACATCGGAGATAAACCTGCCGGTTGCATCGCCCAGGTTGCCATGCGAGAGACTGCCAACCTACCTCCATTCAGTCACCTAAAAGAGGAAAGACGTGTACTTGAAGAAGATGCATATGTGGATGACATCTTAACTTCTCACAACAACCTTGACCATCTAAACCTCCTCACGTCTAACATCGAACGCATCCTGAGAGCAGGCGGGTTCTACATGAAGCCTTGGGTCTATTCAGGTCAAAGTGGGAGGAAGCCCAGAGATGAGAAGACAGAGCACCCAGAGGTTATGATCCTGCCAAACCAGCTCACCGAAGATGACAACAAAGCCCTTGGCCTAGGCTACACAATAGACGACGACAAACTCCATGTTATGGCTGCAGTAAACTtctctaaaaagaagaaaaagatgcgCCTCGGCCAAGACCTGCTTAAGGAAGAAGTAAGAACCCAAACTCCAGATCCGCTGACAAGAAGACAACTGCTGAGCCAAGTCTCTGGACTATATGACCCCCTTGGACTTGTGActcctgcaaaacaaaaaggggcCATTCTTGTCAGGAGAGCCTTTCAGGAAGCAAAAGCAAAGTACTCTTTAGAAGAAGACACCTGGGATGCTGCCTTATCCAAAGAACTCAGAGAAGACGCCATACAACTGCTCGAAGAATATGCTGTCCTGAGCCAACTTCGATTCACTCGCTCCCTGACTCCATTAGATCCTTGCGCACAACCAATTGGCATTACCTTTTCAGATGGCAGCGAACACGCATATGGTGCTGTGATGTACCTTCGTTGGAGCTGCAGCGATGGTGTCGTCGTGAGACTGGTCGAGTCTAAAGCCAAGCTGACTCCTCTTGACCACAAAGGTGATCCTGTTAAAGCAGAGATATGTGGAGCAGTCTTTGCAGCTCGACTGAAGAACTATTTCCAGAGACACTGCAGAATTGACGTCAAGGAGTGGTTTCATCTTGACAGTCAGACAGTCCTGGGCGCCATTCAGCGTGAGAGTTATGGTTACCAGACCTTCGCGAATCGAGTAGGTGAGATCCAGAGCAGCACGAACGTTGACGACTGGTGGTGGATTCCAGGACAAACAAATATCGCGGACATCATCACCAGAGGGGCCAGTCCTGAACTTTTGACTGAGGACTCGGAGTGGCAGTCGGGTCCAAAGTTTCTTAAACTCCCTACAGATGAGTGGCCGAAGAAATCCGCCAGAGACGTTGCTGCACAAGCCAGAGACAATGTCGCTAAAATCCAGAAAAAGACTTTTACAGCAATAGTTACCAAGACTCACCTGAAAGACCATAATCTAGTCAAAGACTCCAGAAGACCACCTGCAGGAACAACAATCAAAGAGCTGGTAGACGAAAGGCGCTTCAGTGATCTGAGGAAACTGGTCAAGACCATTGCATTCATCTGGAGAGcagcaaaaaagtttttacatgtCAAGaccaaagacaaagaaaagtggGAGGCAGTACAGTCATCGGGTGTCATCACAGTCTTTGAAAGAGAAGATGCATTCAGAGACCTTTGCCTGGCGGCACAACAGGGCGTGAACTTTCAAAGTACCACAACAGACAGGCTCGTTGTCTACAGAGACCAGTCAACTGGACTTTTAGTGTGTGGTGGCAGAATCCAGACTTTCAAAGAGGATGTAAAAGCTGTTCCCCTTCTACCATTCCAAGCCTGGATCTCTACCCTCTTAGCCAGAGAAGCTCATGGAGAGGGGCATGAAGGAGTGGCTGGAACCCTACTGAGAATGAGGAGGAAGGCATGGGTCATCAAGGGAAGAATTCTCGCCCAAAAGGTCGTAATCAAGTGCATCCTCTGCAAAAAGGCCAAAGCGAGAACCTGTCGGCAAATCATGGGGGACTTACCTGAGGAAAGATCAAGTCCTGCTGCACCATTTCAGTTTACATCCGTTGACCTGTTTGGACCATACCATGTAAAGGATGATATAAAGAGGCGAGTGACCATGAAAGTATGGGGCGTCGTTTTCTGCTGTATGTCCAGTCGAGCCATCCACGTTGAACTAGCAAATACGCTATCAACAGAGAGCTTCTTGCTTGCCTACCAGAGGTTCACTGCCGTCCGAGGCCACCCCCGAAAAATCTGGTCTGACTCAGGCACAAACTTTATAGGAGCAAAACCTATACTAAAGGACATGTATAGTTTCCTGAGAGAGCAAAACGAAGCATCACTAGAAGAATATGCCACCAGAAATGGAACCCACTGGACATGGAAGATCCACCCTGCTGATTCACCTCACAGAAACGgggctgctgaagctgctgttaGAGTCACCAAAAGAGCTCTGTTGAGTCTTCGCAAGGTAGAAGGCCTTACTTTCAGCGAGTTCCTAACAACACTTCAGCTAGATTCCAACCTAGCCAACGAAAGACCCATTGATGCCAAAATCCAGAGTCAAGAGGAACGCATAGAGTCCATCAGTCCAAACACCTTGCTGCTTGGTAGAGCCTCAACGAGTGGAGACTTCAAGTCATTTGATTACACCACCTACCCTCTGAAGAGACTAAAGGAAATTCAAAGCCAAGTCAACTACTTCTGGAAGTCCTGGAGCCAACTGGCCGGTCCCAATCTATTCATTCGCAGTAAGTGGCATACTGCTGAAAGGAACGTTGCCGTTGGAGATGTCGTTTGGCTCTGTGACCAGAACGCATTACGAGGTCAGTTCAAGCTTGCAAGAGTGGTTGGTGTGAGTACTGACAAGAGAGGTGTTGTTCGAGATATCTATGTAAAGGTCTCCCCAAGTTATGGTGCTTTCAGTGTGGTGAGGTCTCCAAAGCCAGTTCCTGTCGCTGGAGATTCTGAATCCTCAAAGAGCTGTCAGAGTACCATCCTGCATCGAGACGTCCGACGCCTCGTTGTCCTCTTGCCAGTGGAGGAGCAAGTTCATAGAGACCAGCTCGCCTGA
- the LOC110014190 gene encoding uncharacterized protein LOC110014190 encodes MAESKTLEELKVERTTAKRLFSRLTNNIVRTHMEMSVEELQENFKVLSMEGSRVMEANEDVKAAYLEQRNATEGAPGLSDLQRADIEKTEKECEQRLKEVKLLVRETLWASYGEKELLLALQVAEAECENVSSTQPDTPLGAYDFMLTNLEKLVYKVKKEHQIWNRWAPPAEQRDFDRRLRELELCLPKLVSRKAAFIKAASIKEDTERHPVTAHSSVAAIKLKATALPKFTGIQRDYYRWKGEWEALQKQGEPTGSREVRKFQLLDSLEEKVAKDLRLSTCAKADEIFRVLENRYGNQTAIALEIIEELQAIPPVRGNNPRRVVELIQAVEKALYDLSQLDSAEALKNPLVTKSIESKLPENLKKDWLTYAADQKNFVNHQNRFDKLLGFLHSQEAIYEQLEQLRDIDPAKEKTKVAVKYARTKTTKSTSEAGCIICGDTRHKKKLYVCRKFRTSKLSEKRDTVQQLGACRRCLEVHNGEPCRKSTYLCGNPECKDQHHYLLCPLSRDYSQRSSKSTPVRAEGKKFTEVQEAFFSKLSPELAQQCRDAFCNVMSRAYNSAAAERGLLEEHGLHEYPVILMLLNVTANDGQRVGTLIDLASDTNYITHQAASKLNLQGENVTLVVHGVGGMKVSVATKRYLLKIRVSTPRGTLKSHQLICYGLDEIAEVHRHVSATSYRGSSQMLPSKTS; translated from the coding sequence ATGGCCGAGTCAAAAACACTCGAGGAATTAAAAGTGGAGCGGACCACagcaaaaagacttttttcccGATTGACCAATAACATTGTGAGGACCCACATGGAGATGTCTGTGGAGGAGCTACAGGAAAACTTCAAAGTGCTTTCAATGGAGGGCTCCAGAGTAATGGAGGCAAACGAAGACGTGAAAGCCGCATATCTGGAACAGCGCAACGCAACAGAGGGCGCACCAGGGCTGAGCGATCTACAAAGAGCCGACATAGAAAAGACGGAGAAAGAATGTGAGCAAAGATTAAAAGAAGTTAAGCTCCTGGTTCGAGAGACATTGTGGGCCTCGTATGGGGAAAAAGAACTGTTGCTGGCGCTTCAAGTTGCAGAGGCAGAGTGTGAGAATGTCTCTTCCACTCAGCCAGACACGCCACTGGGGGCATATGATTTTATGCTCACCAACCTTGAGAAGCTGGTGTACAAGGTCAAAAAAGAGCATCAGATCTGGAATCGCTGGGCGCCACCTGCCGAGCAAAGAGACTTTGATCGCCGCCTTAGAGAGCTAGAGTTATGCCTGCCCAAGTTGGTGTCAAGGAAGGCTGCCTTCATTAAAGCAGCAAGCATCAAAGAGGACACTGAACGTCACCCTGTTACAGCCCACAGCAGTGTAGCAGCTATAAAGCTCAAAGCCACAGCTCTACCAAAGTTTACCGGCATTCAACGTGACTATTACAGATGGAAGGGAGAATGGGAGGCTCTGCAGAAGCAAGGGGAACCAACCGGGTCCAGAGAAGTCCGGAAGTTTCAACTGCTCGATAGTCTCGAAGAGAAGGTGGCCAAAGATCTACGTCTGTCAACTTGCGCAAAAGCAGATGAGATCTTCAGAGTCCTCGAGAACCGGTATGGGAACCAGACTGCCATTGCACTAGAGATCATTGAAGAGCTACAAGCCATTCCACCTGTCAGGGGAAACAACCCGAGAAGAGTTGTGGAGCTGATCCAAGCTGTTGAAAAAGCGCTCTACGATCTGAGTCAACTAGACAGTGCAGAGGCCTTAAAGAACCCCCTAGTCACAAAGTCCATAGAAAGCAAGCTGCCAGAAAATCTGAAGAAAGATTGGTTGACCTATGCTGCGGACCAGAAGAATTTTGTGAACCACCAAAATCGCTTTGATAAGTTGCTTGGATTCCTGCATTCCCAAGAAGCAATTTATGAACAATTAGAGCAACTGAGGGACATCGACCCTGCCAAAGAGAAGACAAAGGTTGCAGTAAAATATGCTAGAACAAAGACCACAAAGTCTACTAGTGAAGCAGGCTGCATAATCTGCGGAGACACAAGACACAAGAAAAAGCTTTACGTCTGCAGAAAATTTAGGACCTCAAAGCTTTCAGAGAAAAGAGACACAGTGCAGCAGCTTGGCGCCTGCAGGAGATGCCTTGAAGTTCATAATGGTGAACCCTGCAGAAAATCCACTTACCTGTGTGGCAACCCAGAGTGCAAAGACCAACACCACTATCTTCTGTGTCCATTATCCAGAGACTATTCCCAGAGGTCATCAAAGTCCACGCCAGTGAGAGCAGAAGGAAAGAAATTCACTGAGGTCCAAGAAGCATTCTTCTCCAAACTTTCACCTGAGCTGGCCCAGCAGTGTCGAGACGCTTTCTGCAACGTCATGTCTCGTGCATACaactctgctgcagctgagaggGGCCTTCTGGAGGAGCATGGCTTACACGAGTATCCAGTCATCTTGATGCTCCTCAATGTCACTGCCAACGATGGACAGAGAGTTGGGACTCTCATTGATCTGGCTTCTGACACAAATTATATAACGCATCAAGCTGCAAGCAAGCTGAACCTTCAGGGTGAGAACGTCACATTAGTGGTCCATGGCGTTGGAGGAATGAAGGTGTCCGTTGCAACAAAGCGTTACCTCCTCAAAATACGTGTGAGCACTCCAAGAGGGACTCTCAAGTCACATCAACTCATCTGCTATGGACTTGATGAAATTGCAGAAGTTCATAGACATGTTTCAGCAACAAGCTACAGAGGATCTTCCCAGATGTTGCCTTCAAAGACCTCGTGA